Genomic segment of Panicum virgatum strain AP13 chromosome 2K, P.virgatum_v5, whole genome shotgun sequence:
CGTTTTTCAGTCTAGACTAGCATGTCAGGTGAATAATAACACAAAGAAAGTGGAGAATTGGGTAAGAGATTTTCCTTGTGTTATTTCGCATACATTGACCTGGATTCAGGTAAATGTAGCTGAGATTCTGGGCAAGAAACCGTTTCCCTCGTTGATACGGCAGTGCCCTAAAATTCCTTGGAATTTGAGAGTACTGTTTGTATTGCCGAGCCCACGTGGGAGCATTATGAACTTGATCACTCTAAATTGTGTCACTCCGAGTAACCAACTACCATTACATGATTGACGGATAGGTACTTCCAATGTGTATCTCGTGGAAGCAGTTGAACGCGGAGCGCAGGCTGTGATTTGAATCCGCGGAAGTCAAATAATTGGAAGCGGGAAGCTGAGTTCCGGCTAACTTGAAAGCCACTCCAGTACTCCGCCCCGTGTTTTGgtttgatctttttttttgttctgtaGTGCGGTGGGCTTAAACATTGTTTTTGGGTTAAGCATGATGAACCTTGCTTGTCCTACCCCTCATCTCCCAAATACTGAATCACCTAAAGAAAGATGGGAGGGCCATCTTGCTCGCCCGAATTCCCCCTACATTAGCTTTGCAAGTGGCCCGAGGTAAGGCCATATTTTGAGAACAAATCAAGAGAAGATCGATTCAGGGATGCGGCTAGATTTTTGCCTTAAACACAGCACGCCGTGTCGCTCTCTACACCAGAAACTTGCACTCGTGGCCCATGCTGGACAAGGAACGCACGAACGCCTGACGTGGTGTTATTAGTGTCACGTTTTAATGTCGGCGTCTAGCTCGCATTGAGGTTCCCGTCGCCTACGGGCTACGGGGCAGTATCTAAGTATCTTGCTGTGAGGCTGCATGTGCTGTCTACGCGAAGTTTCGAACGAATCGTTCGTTAAATCTGCATGCCGAGATACCCTTTTGGGTAACATACGCACGCGATGAGGCTCTCGCGTTACTGCTGGTGTGTACCCAATATCCAAAGCATGTCTGCCGATAGATCACATGGCCATCGTACTCCGTCAACAAAAGTCTCCGGCATTTGCCCTACAAATTAccccgtgtttagttccaaaaatcaaaattccaaaaaaaaatttcggcacctgtatggagacttaaatctagacgaaatagaaaacacattgcgactgctgtctgtaaatcgcgagacgaatttaatgaatctaattaggctgtaattagacactaaattgctacagtaaacaacctctaatgacggattaattagacttattagattcgtctcgcgatttacagacgagttctataattatttttataattattttatatttagtattttaaatgtagaaaaatattttttcaaaaactttaccaGAAGCAACCAAACAGACCTTATTCGAGCAACCTGCAACCTCTGCCTCCAGATCGCCAATCACAGGGCGCGTGCCCCCCGTCTATGATGCGCCAATCGCCCAATCCTTTTCCCTGTGGCCCCGATTCGTCACCATCTCGCCATAAAAAAACACCAGCACTCCACCGAACCAACCCTCTTTCTTGTAACTTGCAAgccaaagaaaaaagaaacataaaatcgGCCGGCCTGCCATCAGCACCATACCCGCACCTAACGCgggtttttttttatcttttttaataatattttaagtttaacccgtattggtttttatttgcaggacgtagcccgtttggtcgcgccaaCCCGTATGGCGTGACAGATAGCCTCTGTggcgccagtgcatgtggcgcgacagtgtGGCCACGCTGGCGGCCCGAGCCAGCGCTGCGCCGCGACGTTGATGACGTGGTCCTCCCtatcgcgccacatgcactggcgcgacaaggccaatGTCCTGGGTCGCCGGCcccttctcccccaccctccctttcCCTCCCTCGCTCCACCCCGACCACAGCGCGTCtagggtcgccgccggccgccgccaccccccagATCCCCCCCCAAATCGGATTTTTTAGGGGAAAAAGTACGGGGAATCGTTCCCCACCTTTCCCCAAAGGTATTGCCCCTAATATCTCATCGTTTAACCGTGTGCATTAGTAGTTATTGGTGGTTTTTTTATTAGGGTTAGGTTCTTATATGAGAAATGGTGGTGTTGTTGATAGTTTTCTCATGATTAGGATTTTAGATGATACTTAGATGGTACTCTGCTCTCAATTTGGACGTGAGGCagtacgtgcatgcatcgattaatatgatttctagGATTGAGTGGTGGGGATGTTAATATGAGTTACATGTAATTTTATTCCATAGTTTTAGGAATGTATATATTATATTTTGAGCGCTGGTATATCGTGCTTAATTAGTATATACTTTGTTtccataattattttgtttttgtttccataagtatttttttatttcacatGGCAATTGAATTTATGTATCTACATTGCACATGGCAATGAGCGATGCCCGGTACAAGCTGCTTGGTGGTGGACAGTACCCATCTGAGTGTGATGAGGATGCCCCAGTCCCTCCTGCCCTTCCAGTTCCATTCTGTCGTTGTGAACCGGGCAATCAGCTGGCAGAGGTGAAGCAATCGAGGCATCCCAAGACGGCCGGTAGAGCATTCTACATATGCAAGTGGAATGATTCATTGAATCCTTACCACTGCCTTTTCTTTCAGTGGATCGATGGTCCGGATAAGTTCGATCCTAGAATTCGGCTGTTCCCTTATTATCGGTCAGAGTCGTGGGCGTACAATGAGTTTAGACGATGGGTTCCTCCCCCACCAAATCCACCACCTATGacagaggaagagaagcaagaaaCTGCTATATATCGTGTGAACAATCCTCCCAAATGTCATTGCCGTGTTCGTGCCAAACTTCAAAGGCCTAATATTGGTGTCCCTCCAAAGTTCACTCCCTTTTTTAGATGCTCGCTAAAGACTATAGTAAGTGTCATGTAGCGTAGCATTGATTCTTTAATTTTGCAGGAGTAGATGCTCGCTAATGTTATGTGTCATGCAGGATGGATGGCCGGTATGTGACTTCAATGAGTATATTTATGGTCCTAGATCTCATTGGCCGACAGAAGAGGAGGTGCGAGAATTTGAGAGTGGGAAGAAGCCATGGCCATGTACAACTACTCCTAGTCTTCGATGCAAGTGTGATATTCTGGCCACAAAAGGCGTAATTCCTTCTGAGCTTGGCTACGGATATTACTGTGGCAATAGCTACGGAGAGTATTGGGTTCGTATATTAACCACAAAGTTGAAACTCCTTATGATTCTGTCATTATGCTAGTATTTGGTACATTAACATTTCTGAATGTTTGGCTCTCAATAATTTTTCAGGAGGGAAGGATATGTGATTGGGAGTGGTTCGAAGGCCGGTATGAGCTAATGTTGTAATTGGGCAGAACAAAAGAGCCTTGGAAATCTCGAGACACTTTAAATAGAAAACTAAAGATAAGAAAGGATTACCAAGTTACTTTGCCCCTTGAGTCATTTCTGTCAGGGCCTGTACTCCAATACCTACGGCGTGAGTATGGAAAGAAGGCAGCAGAAAAGGTGACTCTTGAGGATTGCATTGTTTATTGGAGGAGGAACCGAAGCAAGTACCCACGGCCCCTCACAGATAGGGAGCTTTTGGCAAATTATGAGAAGAAGGAGAATGAAGAGGAGATGGAGAGGTAGAGGTTAAGGGAGGAAAGAGTAAAGAAAGGTTTTACTGTTGATCCGGAAGCTAAATACCCAAAGGGTTCATGGGTAgaatattttcagaaattggAGGCTAACAAGAGGAtggaagaaatggaaaagatggAGGATTTAGCTCAGGAGGCTCAGATTGAGGCAATACAGGCCCTAGTTGCCGATCTGCCACACAAGGTGCCCAACGTTGAGAAGGATGTGTCATCCGCGAGCACAGAGGTTTTGGGTGTTAGAGCTACTCAAATGGAGGCAATGAAGGAACTTGTAGGAGACTTATCTGCCCAGGATCACCCGTCTGACAGGAAAGGAAAAGCAGTGGACACACATGTAGTCGATAACTAAGGGAATAGTGTAGGACAAAGGGAAGAGTGCTTCTGAGCATGACCACGTTcctgatgatggagatgatgacgaGTGGTGGTCAATGAATGCAGATGAAGTAGAAGTCATAGTGTCCCAAATTGAGGTAAGAAAGGGGAAAGCTGTAGTCCaagatgatggagatgatgatgatggtggttGGGGAGAGCTTTTGATTGAGGGCGACTCTGATTAGCTTGTTTTATTTATAATTGTATGGACTCTATATATGATTGGACTATGTGTGTGACGGACTTTTTTATTGCTGGACTATTTATGTGTTTTACCTATTCATGTGGTTGTCGTATGTGTATGAGACTTTATTTGTAGTTTCGAATATTGTATGGTTATGAAATTAGGAATTTATTTAGTTTGTATCGTGTGCAATTTAATGATGGGTCATCTCCATTATTGAACAACTGTTTTAGATTACAATCGCAACTGCAGATGCAAAAATTGTTGTGGCATGACCCGCGTGTAAACTTGACAATTGCGCACCGTAatcttataatttttttaaatgaatGACAAATCACGTTGAATTTGAAAGTGGAAATATTTTAGATCTTTTGAATATTGAGTACTTTTTTAAGTATATCTTctgttcaaatttgaaaaattatgcAAGAGAATTAGAAAATAGCATTGAATTGTGTTAGCTGTGTATGAAAGTTATAAATTTCAGAATTTGAAGCAACATTTGTTCAAGACTGCTCTATTGCGAATTTGTTGGTTTTGAAGTTTTGAGCGACGTCCATGCTCAATGTTTTTTAATTAGAACATGTTTCGGTGTCCGAAACATAGGTGCAACAGATGTCGATAAGCATTTATGCGAACAAATTACGAAAATACTTTGAATTTGAAATCTTGTTGTAAATAGCATGCAGCGAGAGGGAGCAGCAAGACAGAGCAGCAAGATAGTTAGCTGGCCGAATTCTGTGCTTGTCGCGCCACTCCGGGTGGCGCTACAAAGCTACTCTGTCGCGCCATTGGGAGTGGCGCGACCAAAGGGAGCTGCCACGCCACCAAGTGAAAAATACAGTCCTTACTGGGTTTGGGCACACAATGGCGCGACATCGGGCATCTATCGCGCCAGTGGTGTTGGCGCGACAAGCCTACTCTGTCTGCACAACGACTGCGTGCACTGGTGCCTGCACAACGACTGCGTGCAAATACCGGGGCTGGACGCCGGAGAAAACTTCGCCGTGTGTGGCCGACGGCGAAGCGCCGACGGCAGCCGCTGCCACGGCGAAGAGagtgttcgccgtgtgtcaaatatcgggcacacggcgaacacatTCGACGTGTATTATtcgtggcacacggcgaaataaATGTCACAAACGGCGTCGGCCGGAGTTTACGGCGGCGGGGTCAACATCGCCGTGTGCTAGCCGTGTGACACACGGCGAAGATTAGAAACTTCGCCGTGCGCCGCGGGCCCTGAGCACACGGCGAAGGGGAGAGGTTTGCCGTGAGCCTAGATTTTGACACACGGCATAGTCCTGGTTGGGGCCCaggtttaaaataaaaaaaattcaaagtgATGGCACTCGGCACCCagatttgccgagtgttttggccaaaacactcggcaaagggcctgtttgccgagtgttttagccaaaacactcggcaaagctgtctaaaattcaattttatttttatttttagtttCAGCTCCTGCAAATCAAACACCTCATATATCACACATATCGCTCAAATATCACATATATCACACAAATGTCTCAAATATCACATATATCACCAAACAAGTCCACATATCACACATATAGTACACATATATCATCACAAATCCACAAATCAAACCAAGTCCACCACCAAACTCACAAGTATCACCAAACAAGTCTATAACAAATTACATACTCTGTAGCATGCAAACCGATACTCTAGATGTACATGCATACAGATCAGGCAACAGAAATCCATCTCACAAGACCTTTCCAGCAATTACATCGATATAAGATCCGGAAAATCATCTTGCTGGCTACCGCGACCTTGGCTTCCTCCTTCCAGCTGGCTACCGTGACCACTACTTTCTCCTTCCCTTGGAGTATTGCCATAGTAGTTGATAGTGACGACGGGGTTGTCGTGGTTGGTGCTGGAGAAGCAGCTGACATGGGTCGCACAGTTGCTACAGGGCAGACACCCACCTAACCAACTAATCATCTTGGAGAACTTCTTCCGTAATGTCATAGGATTTAGTGAGAACTTTGATATTTGAATGGCTCCATCAAAGCAAACACAGACAAATTTCACCTGTGGATCTGGGTTTGCTGATGTTGTTGTAGGTAGAATGCGATGATTAGAAATGCATGTACAGATCTGGGGTACCGGATTCGCCcgatgtggaggaggtggtggaggtggtcTCCCCGCGGTCTTGGATTTGGAGGAGGCGCCTGGGAGGGGGGATAGCTGAGGCCGCATACCAGAATAACTGAGTGGTCAGACAAGGATAACTGAGTCCCAAGAACAAAATAACTGAGTTGGGAGAATAACTGGCACAAATTAATTATTGGAGTTGTGTATAATGGAACTGCATGACAATTTTAAAAGAAATGGAACTGCAtgacagttttcaaaaaaaaatggaactgCATGTAGAAGCCGAATTTCTAAGCAATCCTATTAGGTAAAGCACCTGTACACTTGAAATATATGAAATTAAATACTGAAGCATGCTGTTGTATTTCACTAGTTTGTTTCACCCCCTTTCTTCTGAATCAGTGTGATATGAAGTCTAAATATGTGGTTTTGTTTGTGGAAGCAAATTCAGTGATTCAGTATCACCTTGCTTCCTGCTTGTGGGACTATATAGTCATTTCTATCTTCTTAATTTGTTGTCGTATTTTATCCTCCTCGTATCTGTAAGGACAATTTCTAATATATCTCGACTCAGAGATtagtaattttatttattttgtatttaCCCTCTAAATCTTCCATCTTGGATCTTGACTTTTGTTTGCCTAGCTGTGTTGGATGGCATAGGAATGCTTAAATATATATGACTTTACAGCTATATTGTGTCATGGGCTTCCTACGGTGCTTGAATGTGTCTTTGTAGCGCTTTGTCTTTGTCTTTGTTATGCAATTATTCAGTAATTGAAATCATAAAACAAAATGATTAGATTTTTACGAACTAGGATTGTTTTTCTCTCAAAACTCTACTTGTCCTCATACTAGGATTTGGACCACGTAGCAATGCTAATAGATGGTTTTGGTAACACCAATCTTGATGAACTATAAAAACAATTCTTCACGGTGCCTAGTATCCATGAGTGAAAGCCATATTAACATCCCCACTACTCAATCctagaaatcatattaatcATCCAAAGCCCTAATCATGAAAAAACTATCAACTACGACATTATTTTTCAAATCAAGAACCAAACCCTAATCACCAAGAATCcctaatatctacaaatgtgCACAGTTAAATAAGGAAAAATAGGAgcaataccttcggggaaggGTGGGGAACATTTCCCccaactcccccccccccaaaaggCCGGATTTGGAGGGATCTGGGGggtggggcggccggcggcgacgaccttGCTCTCGTCGGGGAGGAGcgagagaaagaaagggagggtgggggagaagaggccggcgcgggccaggatattggccttgtcgcgccagcccgcatggcgcgacaggcttgtcgcgccagtgcatgtggcgcgacagcgagggccacgtcatcgccgtcgcggcgcagcgctggctcgggccgccagcgtggctacactgtcgcgccacatgcactggcgcgacagaggctatctgtcgcgccatgcgggctgGCGCAACCAAACGGGCTACGCCCTACAAATAATAACCAATACGagttaaacttaaaatattattaaaaaaattaaaaataaaaaaattcacctAACGCCAATCGGACCACCCAACGAAACCGAAATCTTTGAGGAAACAGCAGCGGAGCGGAGCTCGCAAGAACACACGCATCGCTTCCCTCCCCGTTCCTCATCGGGCTCGATCAGCCAAGGCCCCCCCTTCAAATAATCCATCGCCACATGTTGTCTAATCCCGCCGCGTGCTGATATTTTCTTCCCTGTTTGCCTTGCTAGCTGCTATCAATCAATCGGTCTGCAGCTTACAGCGACGTCGTCGTCCAGGTCAGAGCTCGAGGCAGCGAGGATCCTATCTATATTTACAATGGCCGCCTCCAATAGCAGCAGCGCTGGCAAGAACGGCACCAACCCGCTGGAGGCCATGGGCGCCTTCTTCTCGAAGCAGGTCGACCGGCGGAAGCTGGTGACCACCGAGAAGCAGGCGCTGGCCACGCGGCTGTCGGCGTCCGGCGACGCGTTCCCGGGGTCGGAGCACCGGCCGGCGGACCGGAAGCGGTGGATGGCGGAGCTGGGCGCGGACCGGGTGCGCGTGCACCAGGTGGTGTGGCCCGGCACCCACGACTCGGCCACCAACAAGATCGGCGTCCCGCTGGTGACCCGCCCCTTCGCGCAGTGCCAGTCCATGTCCGTGTACGAGCAGCTGTCCATGGGCACGCGCGTCATCGACGTGCGCGTCCAGGAGGAGCGCCGCGTCTGCCACGGCATCCTGGCCACGTACCCCGTCGACGTCGTGCTCGACGACGTGCGGCGCTTCCTGGGCGAGACCGAGTCGGAGGTGCTCATCCTGGAGGTGCGCACCGAGTTCGGGCACGAGGACCCGCCCGAGTTCGACAAGTTCCTGGTCGACAAGCTCGGCGAGGAGAACCTGATCCCGCAGGACGAGGCGGTGTTCCACAAGACCATCGCGGagctgctcccgcggcgggtGATCTGCGTGTGGAAGCCCCGCAAGTCGCCGGCGCCCAAGCCGGGGGGCCCGCTGTGGAGCGCGGGCTACCTCAAGGACAACTGGATCGACACGGACCTGCCTGAGACCAAGTTCGAGAGCAACCTCAAGTTTCTGGGGCAGCAGCCGCCGGTGGCGGACCGGCGCTTCTTCTACCGGGTGGAGAACACGGTGACGCCCAAGGCCGACAACCCGGTGCTGTGCGTGTGGCCGGTCACCAAGCGCATCCACGGCTACGCGCGCCTCTTCATCGCCGAGGCCTTCGCCAAGGGCCTCGGCGACAAGCTGCAGGTCTTCTCCACCGACTTCATCGACGGCGACTTCGTCGACGCCTGCGCTGGCGTCACCAAGGCGCGCGTCGACGGCACCGCCGCCTGACCACCCTGCGGGTGCGCACGGGCTTCGTAGCAATTAGAGGAGCCGCTGCGATTACAGGCAGGCAGGCTCAACCCGGTGGCCTCGCTGGACTAGC
This window contains:
- the LOC120685536 gene encoding uncharacterized protein LOC120685536, which gives rise to MAMSDARYKLLGGGQYPSECDEDAPVPPALPVPFCRCEPGNQLAEWIDGPDKFDPRIRLFPYYRSESWAYNEFRRWVPPPPNPPPMTEEEKQETAIYRVNNPPKCHCRVRAKLQRPNIGVPPKFTPFFRCSLKTIDGWPVCDFNEYIYGPRSHWPTEEEVREFESGKKPWPCTTTPSLRCKCDILATKGVIPSELGYGYYCGNSYGEYWEGRICDWEWFEGRYELML
- the LOC120685529 gene encoding uncharacterized protein LOC120685529, which translates into the protein MAASNSSSAGKNGTNPLEAMGAFFSKQVDRRKLVTTEKQALATRLSASGDAFPGSEHRPADRKRWMAELGADRVRVHQVVWPGTHDSATNKIGVPLVTRPFAQCQSMSVYEQLSMGTRVIDVRVQEERRVCHGILATYPVDVVLDDVRRFLGETESEVLILEVRTEFGHEDPPEFDKFLVDKLGEENLIPQDEAVFHKTIAELLPRRVICVWKPRKSPAPKPGGPLWSAGYLKDNWIDTDLPETKFESNLKFLGQQPPVADRRFFYRVENTVTPKADNPVLCVWPVTKRIHGYARLFIAEAFAKGLGDKLQVFSTDFIDGDFVDACAGVTKARVDGTAA